A genomic stretch from Puniceicoccus vermicola includes:
- the atzF gene encoding allophanate hydrolase, with protein MQDPTINLTIEELRRLYRSGETSPEAVIHQIFDRIDAGDPKIWISRSSRESCLELAGKLAEQNIEDLPLYGIPFAIKDNIDLEGLRTTAACEEYGYFPSESAHVVKLLMAAGAIPVGKTNLDQFATGLVGVRSPYGFPGNSFNSDYIPGGSSSGSAVAVASGMVSFSLGTDTAGSGRVPASLNNLVGLKPSRGAFSNSGLIPACKSLDCISVFALNCGDAQTVFEVAAQFDANDPYSRKMDPPELAEPKKKVGVPRPSQLEFFGDKATAKIFDDAVNHLIAFGYEVVPIDFEPFLETARLLYEGPWLAERFIALEEVLAECPEILHPVTRSIIEKGDQYTALDFFKTHYRIQELRQKAGLIMDEMDALMSPTCPTVYTIAEVEADPVTLNSRLGYYTNFMNLMDLSGLAVPCGMRPDGLPHGVTFFAAAFHDYELLKLGEQFHAHTGLSAGAIATPVPPATVGESLPVEETVPVVVCGAHMKGLPLNHQLTDLGATFLEETATDSVYRFYALEGEPARPALVRQAEGGSTILVEVWSLPLKNLGKFLKGIGQPLGLGKVTLVGGREEVGFIGEACAVEGAQEITDLGSWRVFLEKK; from the coding sequence ATGCAAGATCCTACGATCAATTTAACCATAGAAGAACTGCGGCGCCTTTACCGTAGCGGGGAGACCTCTCCGGAAGCAGTCATCCACCAGATTTTCGACCGGATCGACGCGGGTGATCCCAAAATCTGGATCTCACGGTCCTCGCGGGAATCTTGTCTGGAGCTCGCGGGAAAGCTGGCCGAGCAGAACATTGAAGATCTCCCGCTCTACGGTATTCCGTTTGCGATCAAGGACAACATTGATCTGGAGGGTTTGCGGACCACTGCCGCTTGCGAAGAGTATGGTTACTTCCCTTCCGAGTCGGCGCACGTGGTGAAGCTTCTGATGGCTGCCGGAGCGATTCCAGTCGGCAAGACGAATCTGGACCAGTTTGCAACCGGGCTAGTCGGGGTGCGCTCGCCGTATGGCTTTCCGGGCAATTCTTTTAATTCGGACTACATTCCCGGCGGTTCGAGTTCGGGATCGGCCGTCGCGGTAGCGTCCGGCATGGTCTCGTTTTCGCTCGGAACTGATACGGCGGGCTCGGGTCGGGTTCCTGCCTCGCTGAACAATTTGGTCGGGTTGAAGCCGAGTCGCGGGGCCTTTAGCAACAGCGGGCTGATTCCCGCCTGCAAGAGCCTTGATTGTATTTCCGTGTTTGCCCTCAACTGTGGGGATGCCCAGACGGTATTCGAGGTTGCGGCCCAGTTTGATGCGAACGATCCCTATTCACGGAAAATGGATCCGCCGGAGTTGGCCGAGCCGAAGAAGAAGGTCGGTGTTCCTCGTCCGTCGCAGCTCGAATTCTTTGGCGACAAAGCCACGGCAAAAATTTTCGACGATGCGGTCAACCATCTCATCGCTTTCGGCTACGAGGTGGTTCCGATTGATTTCGAGCCGTTTCTCGAAACGGCCCGATTGCTCTACGAGGGTCCGTGGCTTGCGGAGCGGTTCATCGCCCTTGAGGAGGTCCTCGCGGAGTGTCCCGAAATCCTTCATCCGGTGACCCGGTCCATTATCGAGAAAGGCGATCAGTATACCGCTCTGGATTTCTTCAAGACCCATTACCGTATTCAAGAACTGCGGCAAAAGGCAGGGTTGATCATGGACGAGATGGACGCCCTCATGTCTCCCACTTGCCCCACGGTCTACACCATCGCCGAAGTCGAAGCCGACCCGGTGACCCTCAACAGTCGCCTCGGGTACTATACCAATTTCATGAACCTCATGGACCTCTCCGGTCTCGCGGTTCCTTGCGGAATGCGTCCAGACGGCTTGCCTCATGGGGTCACCTTTTTCGCCGCCGCTTTTCACGATTACGAGCTGCTGAAGTTGGGTGAACAGTTCCATGCCCATACCGGTCTTTCGGCCGGGGCCATTGCCACGCCGGTGCCTCCGGCGACAGTCGGGGAATCCCTTCCCGTCGAGGAAACCGTGCCGGTTGTGGTCTGCGGAGCTCATATGAAAGGGTTGCCGTTGAATCATCAGCTCACGGATTTGGGCGCGACATTCCTCGAGGAGACCGCGACCGATTCGGTTTATCGTTTCTACGCTCTCGAAGGTGAACCGGCTCGACCAGCCTTAGTCCGCCAGGCTGAAGGAGGATCAACCATTCTCGTCGAAGTCTGGTCACTGCCCCTGAAGAATCTTGGCAAATTCCTCAAAGGCATCGGTCAACCCTTGGGATTGGGGAAGGTGACGCTGGTTGGGGGACGCGAGGAAGTCGGTTTCATCGGCGAAGCCTGCGCCGTAGAAGGCGCGCAAGAGATCACCGACCTCGGTTCCTGGAGAGTCTTTCTGGAGAAGAAATAG
- the uca gene encoding urea carboxylase, with protein sequence MLKKVLIANRGEIACRILKSCQKLNIPTVAVFSEADRHTPHVLEADEAYCLGPAPVSESYLKADKIIEICKETGADGVHPGYGLLSENLEFAQACEDAGIAFIGPTPEQIEKFGLKHTARELAEKSDVPMLPGTGLLASADEALELGESIGYPVILKSVAGGGGIGMRVCEEPGALAKAFDEVEHLSQANFGQAGIYLEKFVSRARHVEVQIFGNGDGKIVTLGERDCSSQRRNQKVIEETPAPGISDDLRGGLAASARRLASSVGYRSAGTVEFLVNADTEDFYFLEVNTRLQVEHGVSEEVTGVDLVEWMLKLGGGEDPTGDYEAVPVCGHSIQVRVYAEDPRKDYQPSSGTLTEVSFPEGVRCDTWVSRGTEVTPHYDPLLAKIIVHGKDRTEAIEKMREAIDQSQIYGIELNLEYLRRIIDDPTFVGGKITTAFLKTFEYETTAVDVLVPGTQTSIQDYPGRLGYWDIGVPPSGPMDGLAFRVANRLVGNESGAAALEITLSGPTLKFNQKAVLALTGAEMPAELDGMPVPFWKAFSVDSGSVLKLGSVGDVGCRTYLAVAGGFDVPDYLGSKSTFAMGQFGGHAGRTLVAGDVLHLFAETKTDASECPDIEKSSIPEYSNEWEIRVTYGPHGAPDFFLEEDIDAFLESKFEVHYNSARTGIRLIAPTKPKWARTDGGEAGLHPSNVHDNPYAIGAINFTGDMPIILGPDGPSLGGFVCAVTIVQADLWMTGQIRPGDTVRFSTISQEEANSLEQDQDSAIARLDRAVHTPFVTTNSDRGSCIKALLTEDENPVRVTYRPCGDKYLLIEYGPIVLDISLRFRVYSLMQWIEKNDLPGIIDVTPGVRTLQIHYDSRMLTLDQLMEALLQAEKELPGVDELEIPTRVLHLPMSWNNEMTQMAVRKYEKSVRKDAPWCPSNIEFIRRINGLESVEEVEKIVFSASYLVMGLGDVYLGAPAAVPVDPRHRLLTTKYNPARTWTAEGTVGIGGVYMCIYGMDSPGGYQLVGQSLPIWNRYLSTGPFEPEKPWLLRFFDQVRFFPVSEEELVRMRRDFHSGEYEIKIETETFSLKKYNEFVAENQESIGTFQATQQKAFEEERQRWEEAGQAAANETWEEAPPPEEMELPEGHEAVTSHINGNVWKILVQEGETVEAGQTLIILEAMKMEINVVAISGGEVTKIIAEEGSSVKTGQQLLLVKTH encoded by the coding sequence ATGTTAAAGAAAGTATTGATTGCCAATCGTGGGGAGATCGCCTGCCGGATCCTCAAGTCTTGCCAGAAGCTGAACATTCCGACGGTGGCCGTTTTTTCGGAAGCAGATCGTCACACTCCACATGTCCTTGAGGCCGACGAAGCGTATTGCTTAGGGCCGGCTCCTGTCTCGGAAAGCTATCTCAAAGCCGATAAGATTATTGAGATTTGTAAAGAGACCGGCGCGGATGGGGTGCATCCCGGATACGGGTTGTTGAGTGAGAACCTCGAGTTCGCCCAGGCTTGTGAAGACGCTGGGATTGCTTTCATCGGGCCGACACCGGAACAGATTGAAAAGTTTGGACTAAAGCACACGGCCCGTGAGTTGGCCGAGAAGAGCGATGTTCCCATGTTGCCGGGAACGGGGCTGCTGGCTTCCGCGGATGAAGCACTGGAGCTTGGAGAATCGATAGGGTATCCGGTGATTCTTAAAAGTGTGGCTGGCGGTGGGGGCATCGGAATGCGCGTCTGCGAGGAGCCCGGCGCTTTGGCCAAGGCCTTCGATGAGGTCGAGCACTTGAGTCAGGCCAATTTTGGCCAAGCCGGAATCTATTTGGAGAAATTTGTCAGTCGGGCCCGTCACGTGGAGGTGCAGATCTTCGGCAACGGCGACGGCAAGATCGTCACTTTGGGCGAACGGGATTGCTCGAGTCAGCGCCGGAACCAGAAGGTGATTGAAGAAACCCCGGCTCCGGGGATTTCGGACGATTTGCGGGGGGGCCTGGCGGCCTCCGCACGTCGACTCGCCAGCTCAGTCGGCTACCGGTCTGCTGGAACGGTGGAGTTCTTGGTTAATGCCGATACCGAGGATTTCTATTTCCTCGAAGTGAATACCCGCCTCCAGGTGGAGCACGGGGTGAGTGAAGAGGTCACCGGAGTCGACTTGGTGGAGTGGATGTTGAAACTCGGGGGAGGGGAGGACCCTACCGGCGATTACGAAGCCGTGCCAGTTTGCGGGCATTCGATCCAGGTCCGGGTCTATGCCGAAGATCCTCGCAAGGACTACCAACCTTCGTCGGGGACATTGACCGAAGTATCTTTTCCCGAGGGCGTTCGCTGCGATACCTGGGTCTCTCGGGGCACGGAGGTGACTCCCCATTACGATCCACTCCTGGCCAAAATCATTGTCCACGGGAAGGATCGGACCGAAGCAATCGAGAAGATGAGGGAGGCAATTGATCAATCCCAGATCTACGGGATCGAGCTGAATCTCGAATACCTGCGGCGGATCATTGACGATCCCACTTTTGTCGGTGGGAAAATTACGACGGCCTTCCTCAAAACTTTCGAATACGAGACCACTGCGGTCGATGTTCTCGTTCCCGGGACCCAGACCAGCATTCAGGACTATCCGGGGCGCTTGGGCTATTGGGATATCGGAGTCCCTCCTTCCGGACCGATGGATGGGCTCGCGTTCCGCGTGGCCAACCGCCTGGTCGGAAACGAGTCGGGGGCGGCCGCCTTGGAGATTACGCTGAGCGGCCCAACGCTGAAGTTTAACCAAAAGGCGGTGCTCGCTCTCACGGGTGCGGAGATGCCAGCCGAGTTGGACGGGATGCCCGTGCCTTTCTGGAAGGCCTTTTCGGTGGATTCCGGTTCGGTACTCAAGCTTGGCAGCGTCGGAGACGTCGGCTGCCGGACCTATCTTGCGGTCGCCGGAGGGTTTGACGTGCCGGATTATCTCGGCAGCAAGTCCACCTTTGCTATGGGGCAATTCGGTGGTCACGCCGGTCGGACTCTCGTGGCCGGGGATGTCCTCCATCTTTTTGCGGAAACGAAAACCGATGCTTCTGAATGCCCGGATATTGAGAAGTCTTCGATCCCCGAGTATTCGAATGAATGGGAGATCCGGGTGACCTACGGTCCACACGGCGCGCCTGACTTCTTCCTCGAAGAAGACATTGATGCCTTCCTCGAATCGAAATTTGAAGTTCACTACAATTCGGCCCGCACCGGGATTCGCCTGATCGCACCAACGAAGCCCAAATGGGCCCGCACGGACGGAGGGGAGGCTGGGCTGCACCCGTCGAATGTTCACGACAATCCCTACGCTATCGGCGCCATCAACTTTACCGGGGACATGCCGATCATCCTCGGGCCGGACGGTCCGAGTCTTGGCGGTTTTGTCTGTGCCGTAACCATCGTTCAAGCCGATTTGTGGATGACCGGACAGATCCGTCCAGGCGACACCGTTCGGTTCTCGACCATTTCCCAGGAGGAGGCGAACTCGCTCGAGCAGGATCAGGACTCCGCCATTGCGAGGCTCGACCGGGCAGTGCACACGCCTTTTGTGACCACGAATTCCGACCGCGGTTCCTGTATCAAAGCGCTGCTGACCGAGGATGAGAATCCGGTCCGGGTGACCTATCGGCCCTGCGGCGATAAGTATCTTCTCATTGAATACGGTCCGATCGTTCTCGATATCAGCCTGCGTTTCCGAGTTTACTCTTTGATGCAGTGGATCGAGAAAAACGATCTGCCGGGAATCATCGACGTTACGCCCGGAGTGCGCACGTTGCAGATTCACTACGATTCACGGATGTTGACCTTGGACCAACTCATGGAGGCATTGCTCCAAGCCGAGAAGGAACTCCCCGGCGTCGACGAGTTGGAGATCCCAACCCGGGTGTTGCACCTGCCGATGAGCTGGAACAACGAGATGACGCAGATGGCGGTGCGCAAATACGAAAAATCCGTTCGCAAAGACGCTCCTTGGTGCCCGAGCAATATCGAATTTATTCGGCGGATCAACGGGCTCGAATCTGTCGAGGAGGTGGAAAAGATTGTCTTCAGTGCCAGCTACTTGGTGATGGGGCTGGGCGATGTCTATCTCGGTGCTCCAGCGGCGGTTCCCGTAGATCCCCGGCACCGCCTCTTGACCACCAAATACAATCCGGCCCGGACGTGGACTGCGGAAGGAACGGTTGGAATCGGAGGAGTCTATATGTGTATCTATGGGATGGATAGCCCGGGCGGGTATCAGCTCGTCGGGCAATCGCTTCCGATCTGGAATCGCTACTTGTCGACGGGACCTTTTGAGCCGGAGAAACCTTGGCTACTCCGGTTCTTTGACCAAGTTCGCTTCTTTCCGGTTTCGGAGGAAGAGTTGGTTCGGATGCGTCGCGATTTCCATTCCGGGGAATACGAGATCAAGATCGAGACGGAAACCTTCAGCCTGAAGAAGTATAACGAGTTTGTGGCTGAAAATCAGGAGTCGATCGGGACCTTCCAAGCGACTCAGCAAAAGGCTTTCGAGGAAGAACGCCAACGTTGGGAGGAGGCCGGGCAAGCCGCTGCCAATGAAACCTGGGAAGAGGCTCCACCGCCTGAGGAGATGGAGCTGCCCGAAGGGCACGAGGCGGTCACCAGTCATATTAACGGAAATGTTTGGAAGATCCTCGTCCAAGAGGGGGAAACGGTGGAGGCCGGCCAAACCCTGATCATACTCGAAGCGATGAAAATGGAGATCAATGTGGTCGCGATTTCCGGTGGGGAAGTCACGAAAATTATCGCGGAGGAAGGCTCCTCGGTGAAAACTGGTCAGCAATTGCTTCTCGTGAAAACCCACTAG
- the urtE gene encoding urea ABC transporter ATP-binding subunit UrtE: MKAENNDSPEKLVLETRGLKAYYDQSIIIRGVDLEVPPGKVVSLMGRNGVGKTTTLKAIYGLVDSTEGEVILDGEAIQGFAPEKRARQGLAYVPQGRHIFPTLTVWENLQTAIIVHGDKAREQLDFVYTLFPVIKDMLKRKGGVLSGGQQQQLAIARALLTCPKLLILDEPTEGIQPSIIDQIEDTIKMLRETGRMGILLVEQYLDFAKAVSDRFYVMDRGMTVAQGSIAELSDEIVTSHLQV; the protein is encoded by the coding sequence ATGAAAGCGGAAAACAACGATTCTCCTGAAAAGCTGGTTCTCGAAACCCGAGGGCTCAAAGCGTATTACGACCAGTCAATTATCATTCGCGGTGTGGACCTGGAAGTCCCCCCTGGGAAGGTCGTGTCCCTCATGGGCCGAAACGGAGTGGGGAAGACCACGACCCTCAAGGCCATCTACGGCTTGGTCGATTCGACGGAAGGGGAAGTAATTCTCGACGGAGAGGCCATCCAAGGGTTTGCCCCGGAGAAAAGAGCGCGCCAAGGTCTGGCCTACGTCCCTCAGGGCCGCCACATCTTTCCGACTTTGACGGTCTGGGAAAACCTCCAAACCGCGATCATCGTCCACGGCGACAAGGCGCGCGAGCAGCTCGATTTTGTCTACACTCTTTTTCCCGTCATCAAAGATATGCTGAAGCGGAAGGGAGGGGTGCTCAGCGGGGGGCAGCAGCAGCAGCTGGCGATTGCCCGCGCACTCTTGACCTGCCCCAAACTGCTGATTCTCGACGAGCCGACCGAAGGCATCCAGCCGTCGATCATCGACCAGATTGAGGATACCATCAAAATGCTTCGCGAGACCGGGCGGATGGGAATCCTACTCGTTGAGCAGTATCTGGATTTTGCCAAAGCGGTCAGTGACCGTTTCTACGTGATGGATCGGGGGATGACCGTTGCCCAGGGATCCATTGCTGAATTGTCCGATGAAATCGTAACCAGCCACCTCCAAGTCTAA
- the urtD gene encoding urea ABC transporter ATP-binding protein UrtD translates to MSTQEQAASKKEFILTCEGLNKSFDGFKVIDDLNLYIDKGELRTIIGPNGAGKSTFLDLITGRIRPDSGRIEFGPGEGVQLTKMREHQINRLGISRKFQTPSVYSDHTVYDNLLMSLNRNRGVFATLFYRETPADRERIDEILETIRMTEKKQLIAGSLSHGQKQWLEIGMLLAQDPKLLLVDEPAAGMTDEETERTGELLLSLAGAHSLIVIEHDMVFVRQIATKVTVLHQGSILREGSIDHVQSDPRVVEVYLGRQHEK, encoded by the coding sequence ATGTCGACCCAAGAACAGGCCGCATCCAAGAAAGAGTTCATCCTCACCTGCGAAGGTCTCAACAAGAGCTTTGACGGGTTTAAGGTGATTGATGACCTGAATCTCTACATCGATAAGGGTGAATTACGGACGATCATCGGTCCCAATGGTGCGGGAAAAAGCACGTTCCTTGATCTGATTACCGGCCGCATTCGTCCTGACAGCGGCAGGATCGAGTTTGGACCGGGAGAAGGGGTTCAGCTCACAAAAATGAGGGAGCACCAAATCAATCGATTGGGAATCAGCCGCAAGTTTCAGACTCCCTCAGTCTATTCCGATCACACCGTATACGACAATCTTCTGATGTCCCTGAACCGCAACCGGGGAGTCTTCGCGACCCTGTTCTACCGGGAGACGCCCGCGGACCGGGAACGAATTGATGAGATCCTCGAGACAATCCGGATGACTGAAAAGAAACAACTGATCGCCGGATCCCTCTCGCATGGACAGAAGCAGTGGCTGGAGATTGGTATGTTGCTGGCGCAGGATCCCAAACTCCTCCTGGTCGATGAGCCTGCTGCCGGGATGACCGACGAGGAGACGGAGCGAACGGGGGAGTTGCTTCTCAGTCTCGCGGGAGCTCACAGCCTCATCGTCATCGAGCACGACATGGTTTTTGTACGTCAGATTGCGACCAAGGTTACGGTTTTGCATCAGGGCTCCATTTTGAGGGAGGGCAGTATTGATCACGTTCAGTCTGACCCGAGAGTGGTTGAAGTGTATTTGGGCCGACAGCACGAAAAGTAA
- the urtC gene encoding urea ABC transporter permease subunit UrtC produces the protein MTKISESQRSLIGIIIVTLIVVVAMPMLNAFGSESSFFFVSDYQLNLWGKYLCYAGLAVSLNLLWGYTGLLCLGQGLFFALGGYALGMHLMLKIGEQGAYKSELPDFMVFLGYKELPAHWVPFDSFGFAVFAVLLVPGIVAGIFGFLAFRARIKGVYFAIITQALTYAACLMFFQNSFTFGGNNGFTDFKTILGSKIFDPVTQRTLFTVTAVYLSLCLFFIWWLTRTKFGKIQRAIRDSENRVRFSGYSTTTYKLAIFVVAAIMAGIVGALYVPQVGIINPEEMRPSKSLEIVVWVAVGGRATILGPVIGAVFVNWLKSYSTYHYPDYWLIILGALFVFVVLFMPNGIVGLPQQLKSSYKRYRHWFQKNKEAESAA, from the coding sequence ATGACCAAAATTAGCGAAAGCCAACGCTCCCTGATCGGAATCATCATTGTTACGCTGATCGTGGTGGTTGCTATGCCGATGCTGAATGCATTTGGCTCTGAAAGTTCCTTTTTCTTTGTCAGCGATTACCAGCTGAACCTCTGGGGGAAATACCTCTGCTACGCGGGGCTGGCGGTTTCCCTCAATCTTCTCTGGGGATACACTGGATTGCTCTGTCTCGGACAGGGGCTCTTTTTCGCTCTGGGCGGTTATGCCCTGGGCATGCACCTGATGCTGAAAATCGGCGAACAGGGCGCTTACAAGAGCGAGCTTCCCGATTTTATGGTCTTTCTCGGGTATAAGGAATTGCCCGCGCACTGGGTGCCCTTCGACAGTTTTGGGTTCGCCGTATTTGCCGTCCTTTTGGTTCCCGGAATCGTCGCTGGGATCTTTGGTTTTCTTGCCTTTCGGGCGCGGATCAAAGGGGTCTATTTTGCCATCATCACTCAGGCTCTGACCTATGCCGCCTGCCTTATGTTCTTTCAGAACAGTTTTACCTTCGGCGGAAACAACGGCTTTACGGATTTTAAGACGATTCTTGGGAGCAAGATCTTCGATCCGGTGACTCAGCGAACCTTGTTCACGGTGACTGCGGTCTACTTATCCCTCTGTCTCTTTTTTATCTGGTGGCTCACCCGCACGAAATTCGGAAAGATTCAACGGGCAATCCGTGACAGTGAGAACCGCGTGCGATTTTCCGGGTATTCGACCACGACCTACAAGTTGGCGATCTTTGTGGTTGCCGCTATTATGGCAGGGATCGTCGGAGCCCTCTATGTTCCCCAAGTGGGGATTATCAATCCCGAAGAGATGCGCCCGAGCAAGTCGCTGGAAATCGTCGTCTGGGTTGCTGTAGGTGGCCGGGCAACCATCCTGGGGCCAGTAATTGGTGCGGTCTTCGTAAACTGGCTGAAGAGCTACAGCACCTATCATTATCCGGATTACTGGCTGATCATCCTCGGGGCGCTTTTCGTCTTCGTCGTCCTCTTTATGCCCAACGGGATCGTCGGCCTCCCGCAACAATTGAAGTCGTCCTACAAACGGTATCGTCACTGGTTCCAGAAGAACAAGGAAGCCGAGAGTGCTGCCTGA
- the urtB gene encoding urea ABC transporter permease subunit UrtB, with translation MKSRVTITLITRVFLLVLFGLASDLRADEAQARQILVEAILSSGKEQTALVESLSSTAAPIVPDYLEFWKRGKIYLYQTDPDVDPIPVLEHEAETEGEASTYSRIVDGEIIVDEAGNPLVLDPEKMEMARPGRKTRRVFTMTVDLLALSTPDVSDRADAALKLGLKQDKDILPKLRELSSKETEPLVIEALEEGIAVSMLAHGSKEEQMESIQVLKDRNSIAGLDALKNLRHDINDGYAPYPLTEEEKAELDESIASIESYISVTDFVGTCFRGLSLGAVLLIVALGLAITFGLMGVINMAHGEMIAIGAYAAYISQQIFYTVFSQSTFALETYFLFAIPFSFIVAALCGLVLERTVIQFLYKRPLESLLATWGVSLILQQGFRLVFGAANRQVRSPSWLLGNVEIFDITFGFNRIFVIGFAILIVVGTWLLMSRTPFGLSIRAVMQDPQMAAAMGIRINRVRMMTFAFGSGLAGLAGVFLSQIGSVGSNLGQSYIVDSFMVVVAGGVGNIVGTVISALGIGVTDQALQPLLGPVMGRICVLIAIILFLQWKPGGLFPSKSRNLD, from the coding sequence ATGAAATCCCGTGTCACGATTACCCTAATCACCAGAGTCTTTCTTCTGGTATTGTTTGGGCTGGCATCCGACCTGAGGGCGGATGAAGCGCAGGCAAGACAAATCCTGGTGGAGGCCATCCTCTCCAGCGGCAAAGAGCAAACGGCTCTTGTTGAATCTCTTTCCAGCACCGCTGCACCGATAGTGCCGGACTACCTTGAATTTTGGAAACGCGGAAAGATCTACCTTTATCAAACGGATCCCGATGTGGATCCCATTCCTGTCCTTGAGCACGAGGCGGAGACCGAGGGGGAAGCCTCGACTTATAGCCGAATCGTAGACGGCGAAATCATTGTCGACGAGGCGGGGAATCCTTTGGTTCTCGATCCGGAGAAAATGGAAATGGCGCGGCCGGGCCGAAAGACTCGCCGGGTCTTCACCATGACGGTGGACCTTTTGGCACTGAGCACTCCCGATGTCAGTGATCGGGCCGACGCCGCCCTGAAATTGGGGCTTAAGCAGGACAAAGACATCCTTCCCAAGCTTCGTGAATTGAGCTCGAAGGAGACCGAGCCTTTGGTCATCGAAGCCCTTGAGGAAGGGATTGCGGTTTCCATGCTCGCCCACGGCAGCAAGGAGGAGCAAATGGAATCAATCCAGGTATTGAAAGATCGGAACTCGATCGCGGGTTTGGACGCTCTGAAGAACCTCCGCCACGATATCAATGACGGCTATGCGCCGTATCCCTTGACCGAAGAAGAGAAAGCCGAATTGGACGAGTCCATCGCCTCGATCGAGAGCTACATTTCGGTCACTGATTTTGTTGGGACCTGCTTTCGCGGGCTGAGTCTGGGAGCGGTTCTTCTGATCGTCGCTCTGGGGCTGGCCATAACCTTCGGCTTGATGGGGGTCATCAACATGGCTCACGGGGAGATGATTGCGATCGGAGCCTACGCCGCCTACATCAGTCAACAGATTTTCTATACGGTCTTCTCCCAGTCGACTTTCGCATTGGAAACCTACTTCCTCTTTGCGATTCCATTTTCATTCATCGTCGCGGCTCTTTGTGGCTTGGTGCTGGAGCGGACGGTGATCCAATTTCTTTACAAACGTCCTTTGGAATCCCTTCTGGCGACTTGGGGAGTCTCGCTGATTCTACAGCAGGGCTTTCGGTTGGTCTTCGGGGCGGCGAATCGCCAAGTCCGCTCTCCATCCTGGTTGCTGGGGAATGTGGAGATCTTTGACATCACTTTCGGATTCAACCGGATTTTCGTGATCGGCTTCGCCATTCTGATCGTGGTTGGCACATGGCTCCTCATGTCGAGGACTCCGTTTGGTCTTTCGATTCGGGCAGTGATGCAGGATCCACAAATGGCGGCGGCGATGGGGATCCGGATCAACCGGGTGCGGATGATGACCTTCGCTTTCGGGTCCGGACTGGCCGGCTTGGCGGGAGTCTTCCTTTCCCAGATAGGAAGTGTCGGGTCCAACCTCGGGCAGAGCTACATTGTCGACAGCTTTATGGTCGTCGTCGCCGGTGGAGTCGGGAATATCGTGGGCACCGTGATTTCCGCTTTGGGAATCGGAGTCACCGATCAGGCCCTGCAGCCTCTGCTCGGACCGGTGATGGGGCGGATCTGCGTCCTCATTGCCATTATCCTCTTCCTCCAGTGGAAGCCAGGCGGCCTGTTCCCCTCGAAGAGCCGCAACTTGGATTGA